The Hemicordylus capensis ecotype Gifberg chromosome 6, rHemCap1.1.pri, whole genome shotgun sequence genome window below encodes:
- the GSDME gene encoding gasdermin-E: MFAKATKNFVREIDCGGDLIPVSRLNDLDKLQFLNFVTKKKKTWCWQKPKYHLLSVTLNDVLAEGEPVKPVVVESDFVKYEGKFEDYVTGSIETTLGRISLGAGGKGVVKSQSSFGNLKKQEADLKMLMKDLKGRTINLQNTLLQQVLERKHEVLCILTERIITTQKCLISETIQTEEKIAGMVGLSTKIIKVSVSENGNVIKDSNVILEIPAPTAIAYGVIELYIKRNGQFDFCLLHEQQGGFERESTERPSYHSLAFSDAMFLHMDAVDNEKQSGPESPIPSGAPLSILRKDALQLKTQFQPFTKLSEEKQEALYQILRELLLHEEMVTQLEDLLDNICLEDHRELLVMTKLKPPEQQNIEEFLKLLGINLQNEQLIRKEQLHNKDHFLAAHILLSAVAELSDYALVLLRACCDLQVVPTLCCLPTMTSPDGTLTLADPVLAPLDDPEKFQIVQRLFALSNINLEKTESSVQAVTMKKPSFSPIILYIALYGLGALACKTAQA; the protein is encoded by the exons ATGTTTGCAAAAGCGACAAAGAATTTTGTGAGAGAGATTGACTGTGGAGGAGACTTGATCCCTGTATCCCGCCTGAATGACTTGGATAAATTGCAGTTCCTGAACTTCgtgacaaagaagaagaaaacctggtGCTGGCAAAAGCCAAAGTACCATCTCTTGTCAGTCACATTGAATGATGTGCTTGCTGAAGGCGAACCTGTAAAACCAG TTGTGGTGGAATCTGACTTTGTGAAGTATGAAGGAAAGTTTGAAGACTATGTCACAGGAAGCATTGAAACTACACTTGGAAGGATCAGTCTAGGAGCCGGAGGAAAGGGTGTTGTGAAAAGTCAGTCATCTTTTGGaaatttaaaaaagcaagaaGCTGACTTGAAGATGCTTATGAAGGACCTCAAGGGAAG GACAATAAATCTACAGAACACACTGCTGCAACAAGTACTTGAAAGAAAGCATGAAGTCCTTTGTATCCTGACAGAAAGAATAATAACGACTCAGAAATGTTTAATATCTGAAACCATTCAGACAGAAGAAAAAATTGCTGGTATGGTGGGATTGAGTACAAAAATTATAAAG GTATCAGTGAGTGAAAATGGAAATGTGATAAAGGACTCTAATGTGATCTTGGAGATCCCTGCTCCCACAGCTATTGCTTATGGTGTAATAGAACTGTATATAAAGCGTAACGGTCAATTTG ACTTCTGCCTGCTTCATGAGCAACAAGGTGGCTTTGAAAGAGAGAGCACAGAAAGGCCATCCTATCACTCTTTAGCCTTCAGCGATGCCATGTTCCTCCATATGGATGCTGTGGATAATGAGAAGCAGTCTGGGCCTGAAAGCCCTATCCCCAGTGGAGCTCCATTAAGCATATTGAGAAAAG ATGCCTTACAATTAAAGACCCAGTTTCAGCCCTTTACAAAGCTCTCAGAAGAAAAGCAGGAAGCTTTATACCAAATACTCCGAGAACTACTGCTTCATGAAGAAATGGTGACTCAGCTGGAGGACCTG CTGGATAACATATGCTTAGAAGATCATCGCGAACTCCTAGTCATGACAAAGTTAAAGCCACCAGAACAGCAAAATATAGAGGAGTTCTTGAAGTTACTTGGAATCAATTTGCAGAATGAACAGTTGATACGGAAGGAGCAACTTCACAACAAGGACCACTTCTTAGCTGCTCACATTCTCCTCAGTGCTGTGGCAG AACTGTCAGATTATGCACTTGTCTTGCTGCGTGCCTGCTGTGATCTCCAGGTTGTTCCTACCCTATGTTGTTTG CCTACCATGACCTCACCAGATGGCACGTTGACACTTGCAGATCCAGTGCTGGCCCCACTTGATGACCCAGAAAAGTTTCAGATAGTGCAAAGGCTGTTTGCATTATCAAACATTAACCTTGAAAAGACAGAGTCTTCTGTACAAGCTGTAACCATGAAaaagcccagtttttccccaatCATTCTTTATATAGCATTATATGGACTTGGTGCATTAGCCTGTAAAACAGCTCAAGCTTGA